The following coding sequences lie in one Arachis hypogaea cultivar Tifrunner chromosome 9, arahy.Tifrunner.gnm2.J5K5, whole genome shotgun sequence genomic window:
- the LOC112711533 gene encoding bark storage protein A: protein MATSRSLNMRVAVLLIMVLSVCGSEFSRKKRKTLEEIKKINGNGPYVGLITVYAPEETAFFATGAFQSDPKHPFVDLAGRRFRVGKIHNKKVIYVRCGVGLVNAAAATQNMVDMFEISGIVHFGIAGNANSSMSIGDVTIPTQFADTGLWDWLNPNGTVDTSDFGKLDIGNFNVPRGEGENLLGHVGYSTEQFYSESGDPNTPERVNWVNTTHQWLNLAANLEGIRLERCVNSSFCLSEQPKLVIGLRGATANTFIDNAAYRDFLFQTFHVSSLDMESSAVVMTSLSNSFPVLVIRGLSDLAGEQKGDNHIQIFGPLAASNTARVVIEFLKTLPNPHYALL from the exons ATGGCTACATCAAGATCTTTGAATATGAGAGTAGCAGTGTTGTTGATTATGGTTTTGAGTGTTTGTGGCTCAGAATTTtcaagaaagaagaggaagacactcgaagaaatcaagaaaataaatggcaatggACCATACGTTGGTCTAATCACAGTGTATGCACCAGAAGAGACTGCTTTCTTTGCCACTGGAGCCTTTCAATCAGATCCAAAACACCCATTTGTTGATCTTGCTGGACGTAGATTCAGAGTGGGAAAAATCCATAACAAGAAAGTTATCTACGTTAGATGTGGCGTTGGACTG GTGAATGCAGCAGCAGCCACACAGAATATGGTTGACATGTTTGAGATAAGTGGAATTGTCCATTTTGGCATTGCAGGAAATGCTAATAGCTCTATGTCCATTGGTGATGTCACTATCCCAACACAATTTGCCGACACTGGCCTATGGGATTGGCTG AACCCCAATGGGACAGTTGATACTAGTGACTTTGGAAAGTTGGATATTGGGAACTTCAATGTGCCAAGAGGAGAAGGTGAAAATTTGTTGGGGCATGTTGGATATAGCACTGAACAATTTTACTCAGAATCTGGGGACCCAAACACACCCGAACGTGTCAATTGGGTCAATACCACTCACCAATGGCTAAACCTTGCTGCAAATTTGGAG GGCATAAGACTAGAACGGTGTGTAAATTCCAGCTTCTGCCTTTCAGAGCAACCCAAGTTAGTGATTGGTCTTAGGGGTGCAACAGCCAACACTTTTATTGACAATGCAGCTTACAGGGACTTTCTCTTCCAAACATTTCATGTTTCCTCTCTAGATATGGAGAGCTCAGCAGTAGTCATG ACTAGTTTGTCAAATAGTTTTCCAGTGCTGGTGATTAGAGGGCTATCAGATTTAGCAGGTGAACAGAAAGGAGATAATCACATTCAAATATTTGGGCCTCTTGCAGCATCTAATACTGCCAGAGTTGTTATTGAATTCTTGAAAACTTTACCAAACCCTCACTATGCTCTGCTTTAG